Within Nostoc sp. UHCC 0926, the genomic segment GCTAAAACATCATCCTTTTGTCCTTCTGGTAAAGCTTGTAACTTTTTACGCCCTCTAGTTACTGGGTCTGACCACTCCGCAGCCACAGCAATTACTTCATCATGTAATCTAGTGGCGCGATCGCCATATAAAGATAAGCGTCCTAAAATTAACACTTTAGGTAAAGGTTCATCCGTGAGACAGACGCAAGCACGAGTTAATTCATGGTGTGTAAAACCTTGCGATAAAAAGCGTCCCAATAACCGCTGCACTATCCGGTGTTCCAAATGCAAGTGAACTACATCGCCATCTAACGTACCAGGATCGCGGAAAATTACCGGACGAATGGGAGCCTCCCGTCGCCATTCCCAAGGTTTTTGACCGTGTTTTCGCGGTATTCTTAAGGTATCAAGAGTATTAGCCCAGGTGGGATCTGCTCCCAAGCGTTGGTCGAGAGATGGTACTATCCAACGCGCAGTAGTAGGGTCATTAGCCGCTTCATTAGCATCCACAGGTGCGAGCGAACTTACTCCCAAAATTTCCAAAGAAGCGGAAATAGCATCCCGAAAATGGCGGTCATCCAGTCCCAACCAGTCCTGCGAACTTTTGAGCATTTCTTGAAGTTGTGCCACTTGGTTAACCAATTGCTCTTTCCTGAGTCTAATTTCCTCCAATTCTTCATCAACTACTTGGGAGAAAGCGTTGGCTTGAGTCTCAGACTGGTCTACTTTTTTAATCACCTCAGCAATTGAATTTGCTTCTTCATGGCGAATACCCCCTTCCAGCAATCTTGATAAATTCTTCTCTACCACTGGGGAAAGGCTACCCAGTTCTTTTTGTATGGTTGCCGTCTTTTTAATTAAGATATCTAGTACCCGGTCTTCGGCTCGCTGTGGCAATGCAAAATAGTAACAGCGAACAATAGGCGATCGTTGCAGTTTTCTGTCAATCCGCCCGTTGCGCTGTTCCATGCGGCTAGGGTTCCACGGTACGTCAAAGTGAAACAGGTCAGCGCAGTTATTTTGTAGGTTTACCCCCTCCCGCGCTGCATCGGTAGCAATGAGGATACGCAGAGGATGGCGAGATGGGTCGGTATTAAAAGCTAATTTGATTGCTTCTCGGCGTTCTTCGCCCATACCACCGTGAAATACATCGATGCGTTGATGTTCACGGTCTGAGCCTGCAATCAACGCTTCTAATTGCTGTTGGAGGTAGCGTTTTGTATCTGTATATTCAGTAAATATAATTACTCGGCGGTCATTCCAAGTAGCCTCTGCCTCGCCCAAATTGGGACAGAGATTGCTGCGAATCCAATTTTCTAGTTCTTTGATGCGGGGGTCTGGTTGATAACGTGCCGCATTTGCAGTCTCCGACATTTCTTCTAGTAGTTCTAGTTCGCGGGCTGTAAGCGCAGAGGTCGTAGCTTGACTAGTCGCTGCCATCATCTGAGCATCTTCTTCCGCCTGTACTTCCATTTCATCAAGTTCAGCGCGGTCATCATCAGCACCTGGAGGTTCCCACAGTAGCGGTAAATTACGTGACAATTTAGTTGTATTAGGAGTAGAAGCAGCTTGCTTTTCAATTGCAGTACGATGCACCTTTAAAGTTCTGGCAAATGCTTCGATAGAGGAGAGTAGGCGTTTTTGCAGAGAGGTGACAACAAGCATCGCAGACTTTTGAGTGGATTTGGATGTATCTTTTAACCGTTCCTCACGTAGTTGGCGATACTCTTGTAACAATCGAGACAGCTTTAATTCTGCGGCATTTGCAGGTAGCCCATCAATAACTATGGGGATAACTTGGCGATTAGGAAAATCTTCTCCTATTTCCCGTAGGTCGCGTTTTAATCGCCTTACCATCACAGTATCAAGTAGTTTTGGGTTGCGAACAGGTACGCCTCGACAAAACCGTTGTGGGTCAAGAATTTCTAGTAGTGCGGCAAAGCTGTTAGAGTGGCCGTTATGGGGAGTGGCAGACAGAAACAGCTTATGCTCAAACCGACGAGCTAAGTTACGAACAGTTTGTGTCAATTGAGAATCAACAGCATATTTAGCACCACTTGCTGGGGCAGCGTTATGAGCCTCATCAAGTATCAGCATCGATGCAGCAGAAAAATCACCCAACCAATCACGTAATGGTGCAGCATAAGTTTCATCTCGGAGTAGCGCATGAGAAATAATAAAGCGGTTGTGCGTTGTCCAAGGGTTAATTCCATAGCCGCGTTCTTGGCGACGAGAGGCGACAAACTCTCGGTCAAAAATCATAAAAGTGAGTCCAAATCGGCTCTCCATTTCATCCCGCCATTGTCGTACCACCGATGGCGGACAGGAAATGACAACGCGCCTCACTTTTTGGCGCATCAACATTTCGCGGAGGATCAGCCCAGCTTCAATGGTTTTGCCCAAACCAACATCATCGGCAATAAACAGAGCTACTCTAGGCATCAGTAAGGCTTTACGTAGTGGCTCTAGCTGATAAGCTTTCACCTCAATCCCGGCCCTGTAAGGTGCCTGAAATAATTTTGGGTCTATGGAAGTGACGCAGTTCCAACGCAGTGTGTGCAGGTAGGCAGAAAACAGCCGTGCATCGTCAAATCCTCGGCTGGCAACTAAATCCCAATTCGTTGCACCTATGTACTGAGCATCGACTTCTCTCTCCCACAAAACTTCCAGGGGGTCTCCTAGTGCATCGTCATCTAGACACGAAAGGCGAACTAAAGTGTCTTCCTCAGCAGACGGCCCAAGAACTACATCTTCTACAAGATACTGTCGGGAGCGTACTCGAACGATTTGTCCGGCTTCAAGGTTTATTGCTGGCATATTGTCCTGAATAAGTACAATGGCACTTTGAATTTTGTCATCCGAAAGGCATTGCTGCCATAGCATACACACCTAAAGTACCGGACTTTGTATCGAAAAAGATAAATTCCTCAGCAAGGGACTCGTATTTTCCATAGATTTGCTGTATCTTGTATACTCCGTGCAATTATTAACACCCAATTTCTCCCAACTTTGCTGTTATCAAGATTTTCAGCCAATGCCTTTGGGGAGCAGTGAATGAAAACATTAACAAGATAGATTATGAAGATCATCAAAAAATCCGACAAGCTGACTCTGAAGAAAATGATGGAAATCCAACACGCTGAAGACCAAAATCTTCAAGCTGATACCGTCAATTCTTCAGCCCCTGTGGTTGATGAGCAACCAGCAGCAATTCCAGCGGCTAGAGTTCCTGACTATATTCCATTTTTTGACAATCCTCCAGTACAGTCTGTTGGCAACTCTGGCTGGCAGATTTCTGACATTTGGCGGGATATCCGGGTGGATGATTTTTGTGGGTGATACTCCTGATAAGTATAGGTAAAAAAGAATACGTTTTTTGTGATGTACTTACTGTTACAAAAAGGAGTTGCTCTTTGGTAAAGAAACCTACCAAATAATCGACGATAGCATTAAAGTTGAATGCGTAAACGTTTAGGCGGCAAGGCGATAGACATTGCAATGGCTCAATGGGTAAACGAAAGAGAAAACATCAGAAGACATCCTTCCCTTGGATGGTAGAAGAAAAGAATCTGTTCATTACAAAAACTGGTAACGAAATAGTTACAGATGCTGGATGGGAGAAAATTTCATTTGAAGAAGCGAGAAAACTATTTAGTCCCGAAACATTTCAAGAATGGTACGAACTGTTCCTAGAAAATACAGATATTTCGGAAATACTTTCAGAATCTAACGTAGATATAGATTTAGATGATGAATCAGCAATAGATAAGTTTTTACAAAGGAGCAACTGGACACCAAAACAAGTTAATTTAGTTGTAGCGAAGGCTATCTATAAAAATCATGCCTGGGTGAGAGCATTGCTGATTTCTACACCTGATGTTGAAGAACCCTACTTTCAAAATTATGAAATGGAGGCAATTCGTTTAGGAGTCCAATTGCGGAAATACATCAAAGAAGATATTCCAGTAATTAATGACTGCAAAGATGCTGTCAGACATTTACATGGAAGATATGCCCTCATTGGCTGGCAACCAAGAAATTGTGTGACAGCAGCTCACAACCTAAAAATATCTCAAGCAACTAAGGTTTACAGTGAACTTCTCTGGGATGAAGATTGGGAAGATGAAGAAGACTGTTCAGGAGATTGACAGCTTTGATGATATCGTTGAAGTGACTTGGCT encodes:
- the drmD gene encoding DISARM system SNF2-like helicase DrmD, which codes for MPAINLEAGQIVRVRSRQYLVEDVVLGPSAEEDTLVRLSCLDDDALGDPLEVLWEREVDAQYIGATNWDLVASRGFDDARLFSAYLHTLRWNCVTSIDPKLFQAPYRAGIEVKAYQLEPLRKALLMPRVALFIADDVGLGKTIEAGLILREMLMRQKVRRVVISCPPSVVRQWRDEMESRFGLTFMIFDREFVASRRQERGYGINPWTTHNRFIISHALLRDETYAAPLRDWLGDFSAASMLILDEAHNAAPASGAKYAVDSQLTQTVRNLARRFEHKLFLSATPHNGHSNSFAALLEILDPQRFCRGVPVRNPKLLDTVMVRRLKRDLREIGEDFPNRQVIPIVIDGLPANAAELKLSRLLQEYRQLREERLKDTSKSTQKSAMLVVTSLQKRLLSSIEAFARTLKVHRTAIEKQAASTPNTTKLSRNLPLLWEPPGADDDRAELDEMEVQAEEDAQMMAATSQATTSALTARELELLEEMSETANAARYQPDPRIKELENWIRSNLCPNLGEAEATWNDRRVIIFTEYTDTKRYLQQQLEALIAGSDREHQRIDVFHGGMGEERREAIKLAFNTDPSRHPLRILIATDAAREGVNLQNNCADLFHFDVPWNPSRMEQRNGRIDRKLQRSPIVRCYYFALPQRAEDRVLDILIKKTATIQKELGSLSPVVEKNLSRLLEGGIRHEEANSIAEVIKKVDQSETQANAFSQVVDEELEEIRLRKEQLVNQVAQLQEMLKSSQDWLGLDDRHFRDAISASLEILGVSSLAPVDANEAANDPTTARWIVPSLDQRLGADPTWANTLDTLRIPRKHGQKPWEWRREAPIRPVIFRDPGTLDGDVVHLHLEHRIVQRLLGRFLSQGFTHHELTRACVCLTDEPLPKVLILGRLSLYGDRATRLHDEVIAVAAEWSDPVTRGRKKLQALPEGQKDDVLALLENSLASPRLREVPASVRQRLCQATSEDVGELTPHLHKRAEVLAERAKKRLTARGQKEAEEMKKILEEQRDRIFKTKQETEQPLQLSLFAEEELRQLEADRRHWDKRLNMLAEELVREPARIEAIYEVKAVRVEPVGIVYLYPVSG